A stretch of the Nicotiana tabacum cultivar K326 chromosome 6, ASM71507v2, whole genome shotgun sequence genome encodes the following:
- the LOC142182180 gene encoding large ribosomal subunit protein eL28z-like isoform X1, translating to MTTVPGQLVWEIVKKNNSFLVKEFGNGTAGVVFSKEPNNLYNLHSYKHSGLANKKTVTIQAEGKDKSVLLATSKTKKQNKPSTLLNKSVMKKEFRRMTKAVTNQVADNYYRPDLKKAALARLSAVNRSLKVAKSGVKKKNRQA from the exons ATGACAACAGTTCCAGGGCAACTTGTATGGGAGATCGTGAAGAAAAACAACTCCTTTTTGGTTAAGGAGTTCGGTAATGGTACCGCCGGTGTTGTTTTCAGCAAAGAACCTAACAATCTTTACAACCTTCACTCTTACAAACACTCTG GCCTAGCAAACAAGAAAACTGTGACTATCCAGGCTGAGGGGAAAGATAAGTCTGTGTTGCTTGCCACATCGAAGACCAAGAAGCAAAACAAGCCTTCAACTTTGCTGAACAAATCTGTGATGAAGAAGGAATTCCGCAGAATGACCAAGGCTGTAACCAACCAG GTTGCAGACAACTACTACAGGCCAGATCTGAAGAAGGCAGCCCTTGCAAGGCTGAGTGCCGTGAACAGGAGTCTCAAGGTTGCCAAGTCAGGTGTTAAGAAGAAGAACAGGCAGGCTTAA
- the LOC142182180 gene encoding large ribosomal subunit protein eL28z-like isoform X2 produces the protein MTTVPGQLVWEIVKKNNSFLVKEFGNGTAGVVFSKEPNNLYNLHSYKHSGLANKKTVTIQAEGKDKSVLLATSKTKKQNKPSTLLNKSVMKKEFRRMTKAVTNQV, from the exons ATGACAACAGTTCCAGGGCAACTTGTATGGGAGATCGTGAAGAAAAACAACTCCTTTTTGGTTAAGGAGTTCGGTAATGGTACCGCCGGTGTTGTTTTCAGCAAAGAACCTAACAATCTTTACAACCTTCACTCTTACAAACACTCTG GCCTAGCAAACAAGAAAACTGTGACTATCCAGGCTGAGGGGAAAGATAAGTCTGTGTTGCTTGCCACATCGAAGACCAAGAAGCAAAACAAGCCTTCAACTTTGCTGAACAAATCTGTGATGAAGAAGGAATTCCGCAGAATGACCAAGGCTGTAACCAACCAG
- the LOC142182181 gene encoding uncharacterized protein At1g51745-like isoform X2, whose product MDLFFSFSFHFCPPFLRSVPTVEVNIFLFLFPRFLIKRSSNCCCFRDWYNLEKSKRVKAFRCGEYDECIEKAKAAAANSSRKAVKYARREDAIIHALEIENARLGKDHPNFFSRIDKEDGEHHTMEDSHTSSNPHEDGKDLDEELTSSEDNSNSAQELSQSGVSFEAPNHVIASNEQPVCGRRRRTPNDSEDDGTEGSKRMKGLDDLGMGVVSSLKRKRSQVAHVHDFLKRKNRRRPLTKVLESTAMVSVPIMCEQLPSPTGSTLAGVSESKVHGLQSIESGKSSPAVLNNDTDNISVTCGNGKPLNVFGYAHDSSLVKCKQKESEISSILGLSENGSSDRLFDVPLVTEEKHSAGLSPIMSCTSQKAKGGVGAQPSQGSQVEAMSFGSEELDDSDSTSSGSDDFQCFSQRMEKGTSKWQLKGKRNSRQTSRKVGCYNTGGSHASESLTYRLKSKSATTTPQSETRSIVDELRGWGRNVSLREARMKGPTAELLAPQRLLPYRQSRYTVNPKYESSDFSLRHHIADSSLYDVNLEVKASYRPQHVPYISLMSKLNGQPIIGHPLTVEVLDDGFCDNLLVSGSECYSSSYDLDEDHSENNSALQGADMDYESKPSLAARISTRHHMVQPRGSPTKSPKTRKNGLLSKKIRKLSSLTGSHQQNKEKKPVVEKLKGPAVACVPLKIVFSRINEALNSSVRPAHRSIIPSIG is encoded by the exons atggacttgtttttttctttctcgTTCCATTTTTGCCCTCCCTTTTTAAGGAGTGTACCAACTGtggaagtgaatattttccttttcctttttcctcgATTCTTGATAAAAAGGTCTAGTAATTGCTGCTGTTTCAGGGACTGGTATAATCTTGAAAAATCTAAACGGGTGAAAGCCTTTCGTTGTGGGGAGTATGATGAATGTATTGAGAAAGCTAAGGCTGCTGCTGCTAACTCTTCAAGAAAGGCTGTCAAATATGCTCGAAGAGAGGATGCCATTATTCATGCTCTAGAGATTGAAAATGCTCGTCTCGGGAAAGACCATCCAAATTTTTTCTCAAGAATAGATAAAGAAGATGGAGAGCATCATACCATGGAAGACTCACATACTTCATCTAATCCTCATGAAGATGGTAAGGATTTAGATGAGGAACTCACTAGTTCAGAAGATAATTCAAATTCTGCTCAAGAATTATCTCAATCTGGTGTATCATTTGAGGCGCCAAATCATGTAATTGCTTCTAATGAGCAACCTGTGTGTGGGAGACGGAGGAGAACACCAAATGACTCAGAGGATGATGGAACTGAGGGAAGTAAGCGCATGAAAGGACTTGATGACCTGGGGATGGGTGTGGTGTCATCTCTGAAAAGGAAGAGATCTCAGGTGGCACATGTTCATGATTTTTTAAAGAGAAAGAACCGTCGCCGACCCTTGACAAAGGTTTTGGAGAGTACAGCAATGGTGTCTGTTCCTATAATGTGTGAACAACTTCCTAGTCCAACTGGCTCTACTCTCGCAGGGGTGTCTGAAAGCAAAGTTCATGGGTTACAATCTATAGAGTCAGGGAAAAGTTCCCCGGCTGTACTCAATAACGACACAGATAATATCTCAGTTACTTGTGGGAATGGGAAACCATTGAATGTATTTGGCTACGCTCATGATTCTTCCCTTGTTAAATGCAAACAGAAAGAGAGTGAAATTTCCAGCATTTTGGGGTTGTCTGAGAATGGCTCTTCTGACAGGTTGTTTGATGTGCCTTTAGTTACAGAAGAGAAGCATTCTGCAG GCTTGTCTCCTATAATGTCTTGTACATCTCAGAAGGCTAAAGGTGGTGTTGGGGCACAGCCTAGCCAGGGCAGCCAAGTTGAAGCTATGTCGTTTGGGAGTGAGGAGCTTGATGACTCAGACTCTACTAGTTCTGGTAGTGACGATTTCCAATGTTTTAGCCAGAGGATGGAGAAAGGAACTTCAAAGTGGCAGTTGAAAGGAAAGAGGAATTCGAGGCAGACAA GTCGTAAAGTTGGTTGCTATAATACTGGCGGTTCCCATGCTTCAGAGAGTTTGACATATCGTTTAAAGTCGAAATCAGCAACAACTACGCCTCAGTCCGAAACAAGATCCATAGTGGATGAGTTGCGAGGTTGGGGCAGGAATGTTTCTCTCAGAGAGGCTCGTATGAAGGGGCCAACAGCTGAGCTGCTAGCTCCCCAGAGGTTGCTACCCTATCGCCAGTCTCGATATACAGTTAACCCCAAGTATGAGTCATCAGATTTTTCTCTTAGGCACCACATAGCTGATTCTTCACTGTATGATGTTAATCTTGAGGTCAAAGCCAGCTATCGTCCACAGCATGTTCCATATATTTCTCTAATGAGCAAATTGAATGGTCAGCCTATCATAGGTCACCCTCTCACAGTTGAAGTCTTGGATGATGGCTTTTGTGATAATCTGCTAGTCAGTGGATCTGAGTGCTATAGCAGCAGCTATGACTTGGATGAGGATCACAGTGAGAACAACTCAGCTTTGCAAGGTGCGGATATGGATTATGAATCCAAGCCAAGTTTGGCGGCCAGGATATCGACTAGGCATCACATGGTGCAACCTCGTGGTTCACCAACTAAGTCACCCAAGACGAGGAAAAACGGCCTCCTTTCAAAGAAGATTAGAAAATTGTCTTCCTTAACTGGTTCTCACCaacaaaataaagagaagaaaccTGTAGTAGAGAAGCTTAAAGGCCCTGCAGTAGCTTGTGTCCCCCTGAAAATAGTGTTCAGTAGGATAAATGAAGCATTAAATAGCTCAGTACGACCTGCCCACCGTTCTATTATACCAAGCATCGGTTGA
- the LOC142182181 gene encoding uncharacterized protein At1g51745-like isoform X1, with product MDLFFSFSFHFCPPFLRSVPTVEVNIFLFLFPRFLIKRSSNCCCFRDWYNLEKSKRVKAFRCGEYDECIEKAKAAAANSSRKAVKYARREDAIIHALEIENARLGKDHPNFFSRIDKEDGEHHTMEDSHTSSNPHEDGKDLDEELTSSEDNSNSAQELSQSGVSFEAPNHVIASNEQPVCGRRRRTPNDSEDDGTEGSKRMKGLDDLGMGVVSSLKRKRSQVAHVHDFLKRKNRRRPLTKVLESTAMVSVPIMCEQLPSPTGSTLAGVSESKVHGLQSIESGKSSPAVLNNDTDNISVTCGNGKPLNVFGYAHDSSLVKCKQKESEISSILGLSENGSSDRLFDVPLVTEEKHSAGLSPIMSCTSQKAKGGVGAQPSQGSQVEAMSFGSEELDDSDSTSSGSDDFQCFSQRMEKGTSKWQLKGKRNSRQTSKITKKDSVKHRDLKDESNVYLTAMDLDAFPLSPGRKVGCYNTGGSHASESLTYRLKSKSATTTPQSETRSIVDELRGWGRNVSLREARMKGPTAELLAPQRLLPYRQSRYTVNPKYESSDFSLRHHIADSSLYDVNLEVKASYRPQHVPYISLMSKLNGQPIIGHPLTVEVLDDGFCDNLLVSGSECYSSSYDLDEDHSENNSALQGADMDYESKPSLAARISTRHHMVQPRGSPTKSPKTRKNGLLSKKIRKLSSLTGSHQQNKEKKPVVEKLKGPAVACVPLKIVFSRINEALNSSVRPAHRSIIPSIG from the exons atggacttgtttttttctttctcgTTCCATTTTTGCCCTCCCTTTTTAAGGAGTGTACCAACTGtggaagtgaatattttccttttcctttttcctcgATTCTTGATAAAAAGGTCTAGTAATTGCTGCTGTTTCAGGGACTGGTATAATCTTGAAAAATCTAAACGGGTGAAAGCCTTTCGTTGTGGGGAGTATGATGAATGTATTGAGAAAGCTAAGGCTGCTGCTGCTAACTCTTCAAGAAAGGCTGTCAAATATGCTCGAAGAGAGGATGCCATTATTCATGCTCTAGAGATTGAAAATGCTCGTCTCGGGAAAGACCATCCAAATTTTTTCTCAAGAATAGATAAAGAAGATGGAGAGCATCATACCATGGAAGACTCACATACTTCATCTAATCCTCATGAAGATGGTAAGGATTTAGATGAGGAACTCACTAGTTCAGAAGATAATTCAAATTCTGCTCAAGAATTATCTCAATCTGGTGTATCATTTGAGGCGCCAAATCATGTAATTGCTTCTAATGAGCAACCTGTGTGTGGGAGACGGAGGAGAACACCAAATGACTCAGAGGATGATGGAACTGAGGGAAGTAAGCGCATGAAAGGACTTGATGACCTGGGGATGGGTGTGGTGTCATCTCTGAAAAGGAAGAGATCTCAGGTGGCACATGTTCATGATTTTTTAAAGAGAAAGAACCGTCGCCGACCCTTGACAAAGGTTTTGGAGAGTACAGCAATGGTGTCTGTTCCTATAATGTGTGAACAACTTCCTAGTCCAACTGGCTCTACTCTCGCAGGGGTGTCTGAAAGCAAAGTTCATGGGTTACAATCTATAGAGTCAGGGAAAAGTTCCCCGGCTGTACTCAATAACGACACAGATAATATCTCAGTTACTTGTGGGAATGGGAAACCATTGAATGTATTTGGCTACGCTCATGATTCTTCCCTTGTTAAATGCAAACAGAAAGAGAGTGAAATTTCCAGCATTTTGGGGTTGTCTGAGAATGGCTCTTCTGACAGGTTGTTTGATGTGCCTTTAGTTACAGAAGAGAAGCATTCTGCAG GCTTGTCTCCTATAATGTCTTGTACATCTCAGAAGGCTAAAGGTGGTGTTGGGGCACAGCCTAGCCAGGGCAGCCAAGTTGAAGCTATGTCGTTTGGGAGTGAGGAGCTTGATGACTCAGACTCTACTAGTTCTGGTAGTGACGATTTCCAATGTTTTAGCCAGAGGATGGAGAAAGGAACTTCAAAGTGGCAGTTGAAAGGAAAGAGGAATTCGAGGCAGACAAGTAAGATTACAAAGAAAGATTCTGTAAAACACAGAGACTTAAAAGATGAATCAAATGTATATTTGACTGCTATGGATCTTGATGCATTCCCTCTTTCTCCAGGTCGTAAAGTTGGTTGCTATAATACTGGCGGTTCCCATGCTTCAGAGAGTTTGACATATCGTTTAAAGTCGAAATCAGCAACAACTACGCCTCAGTCCGAAACAAGATCCATAGTGGATGAGTTGCGAGGTTGGGGCAGGAATGTTTCTCTCAGAGAGGCTCGTATGAAGGGGCCAACAGCTGAGCTGCTAGCTCCCCAGAGGTTGCTACCCTATCGCCAGTCTCGATATACAGTTAACCCCAAGTATGAGTCATCAGATTTTTCTCTTAGGCACCACATAGCTGATTCTTCACTGTATGATGTTAATCTTGAGGTCAAAGCCAGCTATCGTCCACAGCATGTTCCATATATTTCTCTAATGAGCAAATTGAATGGTCAGCCTATCATAGGTCACCCTCTCACAGTTGAAGTCTTGGATGATGGCTTTTGTGATAATCTGCTAGTCAGTGGATCTGAGTGCTATAGCAGCAGCTATGACTTGGATGAGGATCACAGTGAGAACAACTCAGCTTTGCAAGGTGCGGATATGGATTATGAATCCAAGCCAAGTTTGGCGGCCAGGATATCGACTAGGCATCACATGGTGCAACCTCGTGGTTCACCAACTAAGTCACCCAAGACGAGGAAAAACGGCCTCCTTTCAAAGAAGATTAGAAAATTGTCTTCCTTAACTGGTTCTCACCaacaaaataaagagaagaaaccTGTAGTAGAGAAGCTTAAAGGCCCTGCAGTAGCTTGTGTCCCCCTGAAAATAGTGTTCAGTAGGATAAATGAAGCATTAAATAGCTCAGTACGACCTGCCCACCGTTCTATTATACCAAGCATCGGTTGA